In the genome of Longimicrobiaceae bacterium, the window TCGTGAAGTTGTGAGGGTACAGCACAATCGGCTTGGTACGTAGATCGAAGTTGCAGACTTCCCCGGCTGAACCACACCCAGCATTGCCGAATATGTGACGGGGTGATCCGACCTGCTCCCGGTATATCGGAGTTGAAGCGGGATGCGGTAGGCTCGGACTCACTGCGTCCGCACATGGGAGAGTCCCACGCGTCAAAATACGGGCTGTTGTTCGGGAAGCCAAGGGAAACGCAGGCTATATGTGGTGGCGTCTCCTCTGCTCGTGTCCTGCGCGAGCCATCTCATGCCCGACGGAACGCGCCGGCGGCAGCTTGCCCCGTAGTGAGACGCCGGTCCACGGATTTTACGTCGTTCGCATGCTCACGCGCGGCATCGTAAGGGATCTGTCCAGCGGCGACGAGCTCGGCCAGCGACTGCTCCAGCGTCTGCATCCCTTCCCGCCGCCCCTCCATCGCCGAACGGATATCCGTCGTGTTCCCTGACGCGATGTTCGCCGCGATTGCCGGCGTGTTAACCAAAACCTCGAACGCCGCCACCCGCCGCCCGTCCACGGTCGGCACCAGCCGCTGCGTCACCACCGCGCGGAGCGCCTCCGCGAGCTGCGCGCGCACCTGCCCCTGACGCGCCGTCTCCACCATCCCCACCATCCGGGTGATCGCTGACACCGCATTGATGGTGTGCAGCGACCCCATCACGAGATGCCCCGTCTCCGCGGCCTCCAGGATGAGCTGGAGCGTCGCCGCCGTCCGCACCTCGCCCACCACGATCACGTCCGGATCCTGCCGCACCGCGTCCTCCAGGGCGCGCGTGAACGTCTCCGTGTGCACGCCTACCTCGCGCTGCGTGATCCGGCAGCGCCGCGGCGCGTGCGCGTACTCGATGGGGTCCTCGATGGTGAGCACGTGCCCCTCGCGCGTCCGGTTGATCGTGTCGACCAGCGCCGCCAGGGTCGTGCTCTTCCCCTCGCCGGAAGCTCCCGTGACGAACACCAGCCCGGCCGGTAGCCCGGCGAGTCGCGTCACGACCTCTGGGAGCCCCAGCGCTTCGGCGGTGGGGATCTCGTGCGGGATCCGGCGGACCACGGCCGCCACGCCCGTGAGCGTGTGCGAGGCGTTGATGCGGAAGCGCCCCAGCGAGGGAACGGCGTAGGCGAAGTCGATGCTCCGCGCGGCCGCCGATTCCCACCGGCTCCGGTCGGCGGGCGACATCGCGGCGACGAGCATCGCCT includes:
- a CDS encoding PilT/PilU family type 4a pilus ATPase; amino-acid sequence: MSEPLHLLLDAAAKREASDLHLAAGEMPWLRVAGEMTPLPMDTGPLTAGQIQAMLVAAMSPADRSRWESAAARSIDFAYAVPSLGRFRINASHTLTGVAAVVRRIPHEIPTAEALGLPEVVTRLAGLPAGLVFVTGASGEGKSTTLAALVDTINRTREGHVLTIEDPIEYAHAPRRCRITQREVGVHTETFTRALEDAVRQDPDVIVVGEVRTAATLQLILEAAETGHLVMGSLHTINAVSAITRMVGMVETARQGQVRAQLAEALRAVVTQRLVPTVDGRRVAAFEVLVNTPAIAANIASGNTTDIRSAMEGRREGMQTLEQSLAELVAAGQIPYDAAREHANDVKSVDRRLTTGQAAAGAFRRA